GGATATGTCATAACGTTATTATTCGTTCGTGTATTGTAGTAGTGGACTGCATCCTTGTTTCTGTATTCGCCGTTAATGATGATAGTGTCCGAATCGATAATATGTGCTTGTAGTGCTTCTTGAAAGCGACGTTTGTTGTCCATGTTCCATTCACCTTCGATGCCGAAGTAATCAGAGTGTTTAAATTTGGCCTGAAGTTGCGAATCGGGGAACTCAATGTCAGAAATGTCAATTTCTTTATTTACCGAGGGGCTGCTCTCGGTGTCATCACTCAACCGCTGTACATGCACGTCACCCTTCCGCATCCGCTGGATACCCAGCATGCCACCGCGCATCACCCCACCCACACGAGATCAGGCAGTTCACTGTCTTATCT
The Halomicroarcula saliterrae genome window above contains:
- a CDS encoding colicin D domain-containing protein, producing MGGVMRGGMLGIQRMRKGDVHVQRLSDDTESSPSVNKEIDISDIEFPDSQLQAKFKHSDYFGIEGEWNMDNKRRFQEALQAHIIDSDTIIINGEYRNKDAVHYYNTRTNNNVMTYPDGEFWSAWKLREDQRECLLSTGELGGG